A window of the Ogataea parapolymorpha DL-1 chromosome V, whole genome shotgun sequence genome harbors these coding sequences:
- a CDS encoding Sugar transporter STL1 — protein sequence MSQTSSTGNYKETNLTVGYYSLRNKHNTFGLTGRKLRWIITLTSVVGFSLFGYDQGLMSGIITAPQFQEEFPAVSGSSRHATVIQGIVTACYEIGCFFGALFAMIWGERLGRRYVIMLGALIIIIGTFVSIFPFKPHWQLGHFIIARSVTGIGNGMNTATIPVWQSEHSKPENRGRLVNLEGSVIAVGTLIAYWVDFGLSYANSSVSWRLPIALQIVFALWLLLFMIGLPESPRWLIHKGRMEEARFILGAINGVDAHDDSVIAESTMIADAVNRFDNAQLGFKELFSGGKHQYFRRMMLGASAQFFQQFTGCNASIYYATVLFENTLNFARRKALIMGGIFSIVYAVFTIPSFFLIDRLGRRPLFLIGAIGQGIAFIIAFGCLVKENEQTAKGAAVGLFLFIAVFAFTILPLPWVYPPEINALRARTVATSISTCTNWICNFAVVMFTPIFINESKWGCYLFFAIINFIYVPIIYFFYPETAGRSLEEIDIIFARSYTEGTPAFLVASRLGKLSVREVEEEGNKLGLFDMDESKPTAEMNEGILEKPQEPTA from the coding sequence ATGTCTCAGACATCATCCACAGGCAACTACAAAGAGACCAACTTGACTGTTGGATATTATAGTCTCAGAAATAAACACAATACATTCGGTCTTACTGGCAGAAAGCTCAGATGGATTATTACGCTCACCTCTGTGGTGGGTTTCAGCTTGTTTGGCTACGACCAGGGCCTTATGAGTGGTATCATCACTGCCCCACAATTCCAGGAAGAGTTCCCAGCCGTTAGTGGTAGCTCCAGACACGCCACTGTCATCCAAGGTATTGTGACTGCTTGTTACGAGATTGGATGTTTCTTTGGTGCTCTGTTTGCTATGATTTGGGGTGAGCGTCTTGGAAGACGTTACGTGATCATGCTCGGTGCCCTTATCATTATCATTGGTACCTTCGTGTCGATTTTCCCATTCAAGCCTCACTGGCAACTGGGACACTTTATCATTGCTAGATCTGTCACTGGTATCGGTAACGGTATGAACACCGCCACCATTCCTGTGTGGCAATCCGAGCACTCCAAACCAGAGAACAGAGGTCGTCTTGTTAACCTTGAAGGTTCTGTCATTGCTGTCGGTACTCTTATTGCTTATTGGGTCGACTTTGGTCTGTCTTACGCAAACAGTTCTGTTTCGTGGAGACTGCCAATTGCTTTGCAGATCGTGTTCGCTCTGTGGCTGCTTTTGTTCATGATCGGTTTGCCAGAGTCTCCAAGATGGCTCATCCACAAGGGAAGAATGGAGGAGGCCAGATTTATTCTGGGAGCCATTAACGGCGTTGATGCTCATGACGACAGTGTCATTGCCGAGTCCACCATGATTGCCGACGCTGTGAATAGATTCGATAACGCCCAGCTCGGattcaaagagcttttcAGCGGAGGAAAGCATCAATACTTCAGAAGAATGATGTTGGGAGCCAGTGCCCAATTCTTCCAGCAATTCACCGGCTGTAACGCATCTATTTATTACGCCACTGTCCTGTTCGAGAACACCCTGAACtttgccagaagaaaggCCCTCATTATGGGTGGTATCTTCTCCATTGTCTACGCTGTCTTCACCATTCcatctttcttcttgatcGACAGACTCGGAAGAAGACCATTGTTCTTGATTGGTGCCATAGGTCAGGGTATTGCCTTCATCATCGCATTCGGTTGCTTGGTCAAGGAGAATGAGCAGACTGCCAAGGGAGCCGCTGTTGGTCTCTTCTTGTTCATTGCCGTCTTCGCCTTCACCATTTTGCCACTACCATGGGTGTACCCACCAGAAATCAATGCATTGAGAGCTAGAACCGTGGCCACCTCCATCTCCACGTGTACCAACTGGATTTGCAACTTTGCCGTGGTGATGTTCACTCCAATTTTCATCAACGAGTCCAAATGGGGATGCTACTTGTTCTTTGCCATCATTAACTTCATTTACGTTCCTATCATTTACTTCTTCTACCCAGAGACAGCTGGCAGATCTCTGGAGGAAATTGACATCATCTTTGCCAGATCCTACACCGAGGGTACTCCTGCCTTCCTTGTGGCTAGCAGACTGGGCAAGCTCTCTGTCAGAGAGGTCGAGGAAGAAGGTAACAAGCTCGGCCTGTTCGACATGGATGAGTCTAAGCCTACGGCTGAAATGAACGAGGGCATCTTGGAGAAGCCTCAAGAACCAACAGCTTAA
- a CDS encoding 3-ketoacyl-CoA thiolase A, peroxisomal, with the protein MERLQQISNHLFAKPAAGEKKASDVVIVSAYRTALTRGGKGKFKDVNSDELLMKLVSGLLKKDKINANLIEEVVVGNVLNPGAGVNEHRAAVLAAGVPASSSFLAVNRQCSSGLMAINDIANKILVGQIKCGLAAGVESMSKNYGPQAAPKISKCVQDASYDAKSCLLPMGTTSENVNEKYHISREEQDEFAAASYQKAEKAVKTGLFKDEILPIEVEIEHDDDDDEDEATREKVVVDTDEGTRPNVTAQSLGKLRPAFKKDGTSHAGNSSQVSDGAAAVLLMRRDMAEELGLPILGRYVATTTVGVSPDIMGVGPAYAIPKLLKACGLTADQISVFEINEAFAGQALFSLRYNELPLEKVNPRGGAIALGHPLGATGARQVCTLLRELSPGQMGVTSMCIAGGQGAAALFIRE; encoded by the coding sequence ATGGAGAGACTACAGCAGATCAGCAACCATTTGTTTGCCAAACCGGCAGCAGGCGAAAAAAAGGCCAGCGACGTGGTAATCGTGAGCGCGTACAGAACCGCGCTGACCAGAGGCGGCAAGGGCAAGTTCAAGGACGTCAACtcggacgagctgctcatGAAGCTTGTTTCCGGGCTTCTGAAAAAGGATAAAATTAATGCTAATTTGATTGAGGAGGTGGTAGTCGGCAACGTCCTTAATCCTGGCGCCGGAGTGAATGAGCACCGCGCGGCTGTGCTTGCGGCAGGAGTGCCTGCTAGCTCCTCGTTTCTGGCGGTCAATAGACAGTGTTCCTCGGGGCTGATGGCAATCAACGACATTGCGAACAAAATCCTGGTTGGCCAGATTAAGTGCGGGCTGGCGGCCGGTGTCGAGAGCATGTCGAAGAACTACGGGCCCCAGGCTGCACCCAAGATCAGCAAGTGTGTCCAGGACGCAAGCTACGATGCCAAAAGCTGTCTATTGCCAATGGGCACCACGAGTGAGAACGTGAACGAGAAATACCACATTAGCAGGGAAGAGCAGGACGAGTTTGCGGCCGCGTCGTACCagaaagcagaaaaagcagtCAAAACGGGGctgttcaaggacgagatcctGCCAATCGAGGTCGAGATCGAGCatgacgatgacgatgatgaggaTGAAGCTACGCGCGAAAAAGTCGTCGTTGACACCGACGAGGGAACACGACCAAACGTCACAGCACAGTCTCTGGGCAAGTTGCGGCCTGCATTCAAGAAAGACGGCACTTCGCACGCAGGTAATTCGTCGCAGGTCAGCGATGGTGCTGCTGCGGTGCTGCTCATGCGTCGCGACATGGCAGAGGAGCTGGGTTTGCCGATTTTGGGCAGATACGTTGCCACCACCACTGTGGGAGTGAGTCCAGACATTATGGGTGTCGGCCCTGCGTATGCGATCCCCAAGCTCCTGAAAGCTTGTGGACTAACTGCCGACCAGATCTCTGTGTTTGAGATCAATGAGGCGTTCGCCGGACAGGCGCTATTTAGTCTCCGCTATAACGAGCTTCCACTGGAAAAAGTCAATCCTCGCGGCGGAGCAATAGCCCTTGGACACCCCCTGGGAGCTACGGGAGCCCGCCAGGTGTGCACGCTATTGCGCGAGCTCTCGCCTGGTCAGATGGGTGTCACGAGTATGTGCATTGCTGGCGGACAGGGCGCGGCCGCACTATTTATTAGGGAGTAA
- a CDS encoding Protein BNI1 produces the protein MSIDRCWQFFQIAQPTNGTQMSPTRATVSSANVVNLGLGLAGRGLESGLEPGFRPSKPDAPLVSQFTSKLRNKIMLQRDFETLESMLADFDRNKGWISEFVQKGGLELLAINVGELRRDKDEWVDLEFLALTCMKHIVSCCSEVIDRMNYDVITLIVSSLISPSVVTRNLTTGMLTLVIAHRASSAKQILNAIAKTIGVGSWISAACSMVSELWANRSQTASFRSSPAYLANEYALLTTFLMLSVVTATKNVRRHLEQHGLLSFFELAGKLNNSAINDLVRNYFEHEDEPSDSLQPETGYFENPSLERHAREILRSLSFLSQTRPPHEAERYFRLISLLVSHISQMKSIGDENLSFSIQLILDRLSSDEVAMRATTESRHALKLLREYKKEISSLQHEIETLRKLRRPLVRINGMENRGKSENSKVGHRQERLAAKEIREPDATSTNGSVRVSSSSPSRASNSGGSYFEPYDDYKINSPEHPKDTNFVVASPNSIAPPLPPFLQLKGPASIDAPPPPPPPPPPPSFLKPAPPTPPIPTSAPAPPPPPSFLKPAAAGPPVPPPLPKMSTSDPQKLGKRKDDTPKPVLRRPTSKLKQVHWDKLDDVSNTIWKTVDDAALASKLEELGVLDDLESQFYAVETKAFKPKAVVAKNTKRSFLSRDLQQQFGINLYQFSGLPEMDFVAKVLRCDRSLVQNSSLVDFFCNDALTEISPNLMRDFAPYSTNYIQNHKPKKDPAELDRLDRIYLELCFNLRHYWTERSKCISVCYNYERDLEDLGRDLQVLENAVEEVRESTSLVQVLYIIRGLGNFMNDASKSANGFKLSTLQRLKYLKDSKNTTTLLNYIEKVIRTRFSEYANFADEISAVHKAHNISIDTLASEFRELLRNVESCNKALTDGCLSDPTKLHPDDRIVSFAKSRIAVAQTKMREFDTKLTSVIDSFDELMEKFGERVKDESARGSFFSKFKLFVDDYRKAQADNARLEEEERAYEKRKRMMEEFKKSKCEQDQPQDNLIESLLDQLRTQKPTTKAPSVPLEVPEHAETQDISAKALQILQNLPRLDDVPDLPPSTPPRQSSSTEGSPDKLSMIPYLITETLSPSKGKDN, from the coding sequence ATGAGCATCGACCGCTGCTGGCAATTCTTTCAAATTGCCCAGCCCACGAATGGCACGCAGATGTCCCCCACGAGAGCCACTGTGAGTTCTGCGAATGTTGTCAATTTGGGTCTGGGTCTTGCTGGTCGGGGCCTGGAATCAGGGCTCGAGCCAGGTTTCAGGCCTTCGAAACCAGATGCCCCTCTTGTGAGCCAGTTTACCTCCAAATTGCGCAACAAGATCATGCTTCAGCGCGATTTCGAGACTCTTGAGTCGATGCTTGCCGATTTTGACCGCAACAAAGGCTGGATCTCAGAGTTTGTGCAAAAAGGAGGTCTGGAGCTGCTAGCGATCAACGTGGGCGAGCTCAGACGGGACAAGGATGAGTGGGTAGATCTTGAGTTTCTAGCATTGACATGTATGAAGCATATTGTCTCTTGTTGCAGCGAAGTCATTGACAGGATGAACTACGACGTGATAACTCTGATTGTATCATCTTTGATCTCTCCCAGCGTGGTAACGCGGAATCTGACAACTGGCATGCTCACGCTAGTGATTGCACACCGAGCCTCCAGTGCAAAACAAATTCTGAACGCTATAGCAAAGACTATCGGCGTTGGATCGTGGATATCTGCTGCGTGCTCCATGGTGAGCGAGCTATGGGCCAATCGCAGTCAGACGGCATCTTTTCGGTCGAGTCCTGCATATCTTGCAAACGAATATGCTTTACTAACCACCTTCCTAATGCTCTCTGTGGTTACGGCGACGAAAAATGTGCGACGCCATCTAGAACAGCATGGTCTTCTGTCTTTTTTCGaacttgctggaaaactAAACAATAGCGCGATCAACGACCTAGTGCGAAACTACTTTGAGCACGAGGACGAGCCCAGCGACTCTTTGCAGCCCGAAACTGGGTATTTCGAGAATCCCAGTCTGGAGCGTCATGCCCGTGAGATTCTACGCTCGCTGTCGTTTCTTAGCCAGACAAGACCACCACACGAAGCAGAACGCTACTTCCGCCTGATCAGCCTTCTGGTTAGCCATATAAGCCAGATGAAGAGCATTGGCGACGAGAACCTGTCATTCTCAATCCAGCTGATTCTAGATCGTTTAAGCTCAGATGAGGTCGCAATGCGCGCGACGACCGAGTCGCGCCATGCCTTGAAACTGCTAAGAGAGTATAAAAAAGAAATCAGTTCGTTGCAGCACGAAATAGAGACTCTGCGCAAATTGCGTCGTCCCTTGGTGAGGATCAATGGGATGGAAAATAGGGGAAAAAGCGAGAACAGCAAAGTTGGCCACAGACAAGAAAGGCTTGCTGCAAAGGAAATTAGAGAACCGGACGCAACTTCTACAAATGGCTCCGTCAGGGTTTCTAGCTCAAGTCCTTCCAGAGCAAGCAACTCTGGTGGCAGCTATTTTGAGCCATACGATGATTACAAAATCAACTCGCCAGAACACCCAAAAGACACCAATTTTGTTGTTGCTTCGCCAAATAGCATAGCTCCGCCATTGCCGCCGTTCCTTCAACTTAAAGGTCCGGCTTCCATCGATGCACCGCCGCCACCGCCACCGCCACCGCCACCACCCTCGTTCCTGAAACCTGCCCCTCCAACACCCCCGATACCAActtctgctcctgctcctccgCCGCCCCCTTCGTTTCTGAAACCGGCAGCGGCAGGGCCGCCTGTGCCGCCGCCGCTCCCCAAAATGTCCACCTCCGATCCCCAGAAGCTAGGCAAACGAAAAGATGACACACCAAAACCGGTTCTGCGAAGACCAACGTCCAAACTGAAACAAGTGCATTGggacaagctggacgacgtgTCCAATACAATCTGGAAGACTGTGGATGACGCGGCCCTGGCAtcgaagctggaggaactGGGCGTTTTGGACGATCTGGAGAGCCAGTTCTATGCTGTCGAGACTAAAGCGTTCAAGCCCAAAGCTGTGGTAGCCAAGAACACCAAACGGAGCTTTTTGTCCCGCGacctgcagcagcagtttggAATTAATCTGTACCAGTTTAGTGGGCTACCGGAGATGGACTTTGTGGCCAAAGTGCTCCGATGCGATCGCAGCCTGGTACAGAACTCGAGTTTAGTGGACTTTTTCTGCAACGACGCGCTGACGGAGATTTCGCCGAATCTGATGCGAGATTTTGCTCCGTATTCGACAAACTACATCCAGAATCACAAGCCCAAGAAGGACCCAGCAGAGCTCGACCGTCTGGACAGAATATATTTGGAATTGTGCTTCAATTTGCGCCATTACTGGACAGAAAGGTCCAAATGCATTTCAGTGTGCTACAACTACGAACGCGATCTAGAGGATCTGGGCCGCGACCTGCAGGTGTTGGAGAATGCTGTGGAGGAGGTCCGTGAGTCCACATCTTTGGTTCAGGTTCTGTATATCATCAGGGGTCTGGGCAACTTCATGAACGATGCATCGAAATCGGCCAACGGGTTCAAGCTCAGCACCCTTCAAAGACTCAAATATCTAAAGGATTCGAAAAATACCACTACTTTGCTTAACTACATTGAGAAAGTGATCAGAACGCGGTTCAGTGAGTACGCGAATTTTGCAGACGAGATCAGCGCCGTCCACAAGGCCCACAATATCTCGATAGATACTCTAGCAAGCGAATTCAgagagctgctgcgcaacGTCGAGTCTTGCAACAAGGCGCTCACGGACGGGTGTTTAAGCGACCCCACGAAGCTGCACCCTGACGACCGCATTGTGAGCTTTGCCAAGTCGCGGATCGCTGTGGCACAGACCAAAATGAGAGAATTTGACACTAAGCTAACGAGCGTTATTGACAgttttgacgagctgatgGAAAAATTCGGGGAACGCGTTAAAGACGAAAGCGCGCGCGGCTCGTTCTTCTCCAAGTTCAAACTATTTGTGGACGATTACAGAAAAGCCCAGGCTGACAACGCCCGCctggaagaggaagagagaGCGTACGAAAAACGGAAGCGCATGATGGAGGAGTTTAAGAAAAGCAAGTGCGAGCAGGACCAGCCGCAGGACAACTTGATAGAatcgctgctggaccaACTGCGCACACAGAAACCGACCACAAAGGCGCCGTCTGTACCTTTGGAAGTGCCCGAGCACGCGGAAACGCAGGATATCAGTGCCAAGGCGTTGCAAATACTGCAAAATCTGCCTCGGCTCGACGACGTGCCTGACCTGCC
- a CDS encoding Chitobiosyldiphosphodolicholbeta-mannosyltransferase, whose amino-acid sequence MAYHVRSLVRKGRFVHLCGYLESTLPDFLYDDDTVDLYEIPVIRRRAWMPYLVFAVYKVAAQCFELTRLLSTVIDENTEYVLVQNPPSIPVLAIVVILRKTICPHVKIVVDWHNLNFSILNLKYHNENHPAVQLLRNYEKYVGKFADYHFTVTEKLKEYLQKEFGIDGTRISVVHDRPSDEFVPLEGDRMEVVKELAVLDGFQDADKLIVSATSFTEDEDFGVLVEALKKLDSKLDTRVFMVVTGKGPLQKKFLDLVAQNKWSENMIIRNAWLSVSDYPKLLQVADAGVSLHYSSSGLDLPMKIVDLFGCGIPVVSMNFPALHELVTYENGLVMENNSDASELCDKIHQLLYGVDLKPGALRESTRRWDQEWQNTRIF is encoded by the coding sequence ATGGCATACCACGTGCGCAGCCTGGTGAGAAAGGGACGGTTTGTCCATCTGTGCGGCTATTTGGAGAGCACACTGCCGGACTTCCTTTACGATGACGACACTGTCGACCTTTACGAGATCCCTGTAATTCGGCGTCGCGCGTGGATGCCGTATCTGGTGTTTGCGGTCTACAAAGTTGCGGCCCAGTGTTTTGAGCTCACAAGACTGCTTTCGACAGTCATCGACGAAAACACAGAATACGTGCTCGTGCAAAATCCTCCTTCCATCCCTGTGCTGGCCATCGTCGTCAttttgagaaaaacaaTCTGTCCGCACGTCAAGATAGTTGTCGACTGGCACAACCTGAACTTTTCGATCCTCAACCTCAAATACCACAACGAAAATCACCCTGCTGTGCAGCTACTCCGAAATTATGAGAAATATGTGGGGAAATTCGCCGATTACCATTTTACGGTAACTgaaaagctgaaagaaTACTTGCAAAAAGAGTTCGGAATCGATGGTACTAGAATCAGCGTTGTTCATGACCGTCCAAGCGACGAGTTTGTGCCGCTGGAAGGCGACAGGATGGAGGTCGTCAAAGAGCTAGCTGTGCTGGACGGATTCCAAGATGCTGACAAATTGATTGTGTCAGCAACATCGTtcaccgaggacgaggattTCGGCGTGCTAGTGGAGGCGCTCAAGAAACTTGACTCAAAGCTCGACACCAGAGTGTTCATGGTGGTTACAGGGAAAGGCCCACTTCAGAAGAAGTTTTTGGATTTAGTGGCTCAAAACAAATGGAGTGAAAATATGATAATCAGAAATGCGTGGCTGTCGGTCTCCGACTATCCAAAACTACTCCAGGTGGCCGACGCGGGGGTTTCGCTACATTACTCGTCCTCGGGACTGGATCTCCCAATGAAGATTGTCGATCTTTTCGGCTGCGGAATACCTGTAGTGTCGATGAATTTTCCCGCGCTGCATGAATTGGTGACCTACGAAAACGGTCTTGTGATGGAAAATAATTCAGATGCCTCGGAACTTTGCGACAAAATTCACCAGCTGCTTTACGGGGTAGACCTCAAACCAGGGGCTTTGCGCGAAAGCACACGCAGATGGGACCAAGAATGGCAAAACACAAGAATATTTTAA